A genome region from Panacibacter microcysteis includes the following:
- a CDS encoding BtrH N-terminal domain-containing protein: MKLNFGHQQAAHCENGVTRNLLKHAGVDFITEPLAFGIGSGLFYIHLPFMKVNNGPAISFRTQPGLIFKRTAKSLGINIIRKKFSSKEEARQALDECLQQGQPAGCQVGVYYLTYFPKEYRFHFNAHNLVVFGKEEDNYLISDPIMEYVTQLSSYELERVRFAKGFLAPKGQLYYPERAKEITVAQIQQAIRKGIKLNIRDMLHIPGSFAGVSGIAYTGRKIKKWRDKMGVQKAGSYLAQLVRMQEEIGTGGGGFRFLYGAFLQEAHQYFPFDELLDISKQFTQAGDEWRNAAVQASGIYKGRITSQADFNIMGDYLIAISAMEKKAFQDLAKIKFNA, from the coding sequence ATGAAGCTTAATTTCGGGCACCAACAGGCAGCGCATTGTGAGAATGGCGTTACCCGCAATTTACTCAAACATGCAGGGGTAGATTTTATTACAGAACCACTTGCATTCGGTATAGGGTCAGGCTTATTTTATATACACCTGCCTTTTATGAAAGTAAATAATGGCCCGGCCATTTCCTTTCGTACACAACCCGGTTTAATCTTCAAAAGAACCGCAAAATCGCTTGGCATCAATATCATCCGCAAAAAGTTTTCTTCCAAAGAAGAAGCCCGGCAAGCGCTTGATGAATGTTTGCAGCAAGGCCAGCCTGCAGGTTGCCAGGTAGGTGTGTATTACCTTACTTACTTCCCCAAAGAATACCGCTTTCATTTTAATGCACACAACCTCGTAGTGTTTGGTAAGGAAGAAGACAACTACCTTATCAGCGATCCTATTATGGAATACGTTACACAACTCAGCAGTTATGAGCTGGAGCGGGTACGTTTTGCAAAAGGGTTTCTTGCACCAAAGGGCCAGTTGTATTACCCTGAGCGTGCCAAAGAAATAACAGTTGCACAAATACAACAAGCCATAAGAAAAGGTATAAAGCTCAACATAAGAGATATGCTGCACATACCCGGCAGTTTTGCAGGCGTAAGCGGTATTGCTTATACAGGCAGGAAGATTAAGAAATGGCGCGATAAAATGGGCGTACAAAAAGCCGGCAGTTACCTGGCGCAACTGGTACGTATGCAGGAAGAGATCGGTACAGGCGGCGGCGGTTTCCGTTTTTTATACGGTGCCTTTCTGCAGGAAGCCCACCAATATTTTCCATTCGATGAGCTGCTTGATATCTCAAAGCAGTTTACGCAGGCCGGCGACGAGTGGCGCAATGCCGCTGTGCAGGCTTCCGGTATTTACAAAGGCCGTATTACCAGCCAGGCAGATTTTAATATTATGGGTGATTACCTTATCGCCATTTCGGCCATGGAAAAAAAGGCATTCCAGGACCTTGCAAAAATAAAATTCAATGCATGA
- a CDS encoding ABC transporter ATP-binding protein codes for MSAAIDISDVSFAYPGYPPVIANLHLTIQQGERFGLFGPNGAGKTTLMQLMTGLLAYKKGSIHLLGNKIQRQNKKANNLFGFVPQDFSFYHELSPKENLSFFGAWAGLTKPEIQRRSAHLLQVLGLEDVSDKPVQKFSGGMKRRVNLAIGVIHQPKVLFLDEPTVGVDVQSRHAIINYLKELNREGSTLVYTSHQLNEAEDLCTRIALFDEGRIIAHDTLPNLMAAHQQDGLEGLFLHLTGKTYRD; via the coding sequence ATGAGTGCTGCAATAGACATCAGTGATGTAAGCTTTGCCTACCCCGGTTACCCGCCAGTTATTGCCAACCTGCATCTTACCATTCAGCAGGGCGAACGCTTTGGTCTGTTTGGCCCAAACGGAGCAGGCAAAACAACCCTCATGCAACTGATGACAGGCCTGTTGGCTTACAAAAAAGGTTCCATTCATTTACTGGGCAATAAAATACAGCGGCAAAACAAAAAAGCCAATAATCTTTTCGGTTTTGTGCCACAGGATTTTTCATTTTATCATGAGCTTAGCCCCAAAGAAAACCTTTCATTCTTTGGCGCATGGGCCGGTTTAACAAAGCCTGAAATACAACGCAGGAGTGCACACCTGTTGCAGGTGCTGGGTTTGGAAGATGTGAGCGATAAACCCGTACAAAAATTTTCCGGCGGTATGAAGAGAAGGGTAAATCTTGCTATTGGCGTTATTCACCAGCCTAAAGTCTTGTTTTTAGACGAGCCAACAGTTGGCGTTGATGTGCAGAGCCGCCATGCCATCATTAATTACCTGAAAGAATTAAACAGGGAAGGCAGTACACTGGTGTACACATCGCACCAGTTAAATGAAGCAGAAGACCTCTGTACCAGGATAGCATTGTTTGATGAAGGCAGGATCATTGCGCACGATACACTACCCAACCTGATGGCAGCACACCAGCAAGACGGGTTGGAAGGCTTGTTCCTTCATCTTACCGGTAAAACATACAGGGATTAA
- a CDS encoding ABC transporter permease — translation MYKLLATIKKDLLILSRDKVGLLVMFAMPILLAVVITSVQNSTFELVNDNKIGMLLCNRDTGDAGRQLSAAIHRFGMFNIDSVAAGLTDEQIKNTMHDKDALVAIIIPPGFDAKLSDKAAYVASKALNDLGVSEDSAGKTTLHVTPVTFYYHPVLQTAFRQSIQGTLRSALQIVENKKILQTIYSSLNDAAVPDSLENEMINNRVEVNEIPVSRDGSRNIPNASQHNIPAWTIFAMFFIVISLGGAVVREKQNGSFARLKTLPTSYLVSLLSKQITYTAVTILQAAVIFSIGVWIFPLLGLPPLNIPGDVLGLLLVTFTCGWCAAGYAICIGVFAETQEQANGFGAVSVVLLAAIGGIMIPSFVMPASFKILMNISPLHWCIEAYYGLFLEGGKLSDIITNILSLFAITVFIQLLTVWGLKRKNLI, via the coding sequence ATGTACAAACTTTTAGCGACCATTAAAAAAGACCTGCTTATTCTTTCGAGGGATAAGGTTGGTTTGCTTGTAATGTTTGCAATGCCCATATTGCTGGCAGTGGTAATAACCAGTGTGCAAAACAGTACGTTTGAACTGGTAAATGACAATAAGATCGGTATGCTGTTATGTAACAGGGACACCGGCGATGCGGGCAGGCAGTTAAGCGCTGCCATACATCGTTTCGGTATGTTTAACATCGACAGTGTTGCGGCCGGTTTAACAGACGAGCAAATAAAAAACACCATGCACGACAAAGATGCATTGGTGGCTATTATTATACCGCCCGGGTTTGATGCAAAGCTTTCGGACAAAGCAGCGTATGTGGCTTCCAAAGCATTGAATGACCTTGGTGTAAGTGAAGACAGTGCCGGCAAAACAACACTGCATGTAACACCCGTTACATTTTACTATCATCCTGTTTTGCAAACAGCTTTCAGGCAGTCTATACAAGGCACTTTGAGGAGCGCATTGCAGATAGTGGAAAATAAAAAGATACTGCAAACCATTTACAGTTCCCTGAATGATGCAGCAGTACCCGATTCGCTGGAAAATGAAATGATCAACAACCGCGTGGAGGTAAATGAAATACCTGTCTCGAGAGATGGCAGCAGGAATATACCCAATGCTTCACAGCACAATATTCCTGCATGGACCATCTTTGCAATGTTCTTTATTGTTATTTCCCTTGGCGGTGCTGTGGTAAGGGAAAAGCAGAATGGCAGTTTTGCCCGGTTAAAAACATTGCCCACGAGTTACCTGGTTTCATTATTATCCAAACAAATAACCTACACTGCTGTAACCATTTTACAGGCCGCTGTTATTTTTTCAATCGGTGTTTGGATATTTCCGCTGCTAGGGTTACCACCACTCAATATTCCTGGAGATGTTTTGGGTTTGTTGCTTGTAACGTTTACCTGTGGCTGGTGCGCCGCGGGGTATGCAATCTGTATTGGAGTATTTGCCGAAACACAGGAGCAGGCCAATGGCTTTGGTGCAGTATCAGTAGTGTTGCTTGCTGCTATTGGCGGCATTATGATACCTTCTTTTGTAATGCCCGCTTCGTTTAAAATACTCATGAACATTTCCCCGCTGCACTGGTGTATAGAAGCTTACTACGGCTTGTTCCTGGAGGGCGGAAAATTAAGTGACATTATAACGAATATTTTATCTTTATTTGCCATAACGGTCTTTATACAGTTGCTGACTGTGTGGGGCCTGAAGCGAAAAAATCTTATCTAA
- a CDS encoding phosphopantetheine-binding protein, with amino-acid sequence MTMETGVLKEQLKQQIVQFLNLSVTPADIKDDEPLFGEGLGLDSIDSIELIVLLSREYGIEIKDPKEGRKILTDINTMVDYIEKHRTK; translated from the coding sequence ATGACAATGGAAACAGGTGTTTTGAAAGAGCAGCTAAAACAACAGATCGTTCAGTTTTTGAATCTCAGCGTTACCCCGGCAGATATCAAAGATGATGAGCCGCTCTTTGGTGAAGGGTTAGGACTTGATTCTATTGATTCCATTGAATTGATTGTTTTGCTTTCCCGTGAATATGGTATTGAAATAAAAGACCCCAAAGAAGGGCGCAAAATATTAACCGATATCAATACCATGGTTGACTATATCGAAAAACACAGAACAAAATAA
- a CDS encoding beta-ketoacyl-[acyl-carrier-protein] synthase family protein, producing MSRIVVTGIGVISAVGNTVDANRTALVNGQCGITPLRNIDTRFAGLMPFGEIKTTTGTLKEQLHASEPGVTRTMLLSLHAFNEAVADSGLPASDISSLNTAFISGNTVGGMCLTDELYADTRSTANGTEYMTSYDAASVGIYVQDRYRMNGITDTFNTACSSSANAIMYGAKLIQHGFAKRAIVGGADTLAKFTINGFNALRILSDDICRPFDKDRKGLNLGEGSAYIVLEKEADAAGKTIYAVLQGYGNANDAYHPSSLSAEGDGPVAAMYAALSKANLSPGDIDFINAHGTATENNDEVESVAMKKVFGHVPAFASTKGYTGHTLGAAGAIEAVYSILSLHNQELYPALHFREAIAATGLIPVQYYQKKHLQHVMSNSFGFGGNCTSLIFSKY from the coding sequence TTGAGCCGCATTGTTGTTACCGGAATAGGCGTTATAAGTGCTGTTGGCAATACTGTTGACGCAAACAGGACGGCACTTGTAAATGGTCAGTGTGGTATAACTCCGCTCCGGAATATTGACACACGGTTTGCCGGTCTTATGCCATTTGGCGAAATAAAAACAACAACTGGTACACTAAAAGAACAGCTTCATGCAAGTGAACCTGGTGTTACACGAACCATGTTACTATCATTGCATGCGTTTAACGAAGCAGTAGCAGACAGCGGTTTGCCTGCATCGGACATCAGTTCTTTGAATACTGCTTTTATCAGTGGCAATACTGTTGGCGGCATGTGCCTTACAGATGAATTGTATGCCGATACCCGAAGCACAGCAAATGGTACTGAATACATGACCTCTTACGATGCTGCTTCTGTTGGCATCTATGTGCAGGACAGGTACAGGATGAATGGCATCACAGATACATTCAATACCGCATGTTCGTCATCTGCCAACGCAATCATGTACGGCGCCAAACTTATACAGCACGGTTTTGCAAAGAGAGCAATTGTTGGCGGTGCAGACACCCTGGCAAAATTTACCATCAACGGGTTTAATGCACTGCGCATATTAAGCGACGACATTTGCAGGCCATTCGACAAAGACCGCAAGGGACTTAACCTGGGCGAAGGATCAGCTTATATTGTGCTGGAGAAAGAAGCAGATGCCGCGGGTAAAACTATTTACGCGGTGTTGCAAGGCTATGGCAATGCAAATGATGCATATCACCCTTCGTCCTTATCTGCTGAGGGCGATGGCCCCGTGGCTGCCATGTATGCAGCCTTGTCAAAAGCAAATCTTTCCCCGGGCGATATTGATTTTATTAATGCACACGGCACTGCTACCGAAAACAATGATGAGGTGGAAAGTGTGGCAATGAAAAAAGTATTTGGCCACGTACCCGCATTTGCTTCTACCAAAGGCTATACGGGCCATACGCTCGGTGCTGCCGGTGCCATAGAGGCTGTGTATAGTATTTTATCACTGCACAACCAGGAGCTTTACCCTGCATTGCATTTTAGAGAAGCGATTGCTGCAACAGGTTTAATACCGGTGCAGTATTATCAAAAAAAGCATTTGCAACATGTAATGAGTAATTCTTTTGGTTTTGGTGGTAATTGTACATCACTCATTTTTTCGAAGTATTAG
- a CDS encoding beta-ketoacyl synthase chain length factor — translation MLYIHQSSCISPQQTFGNVDIEHLYTTGDNKLKVIEPAYKNIPPGVLRRMSRNVKIGIAAALPLLEHTFVDGIIIGTANGGMEESVRFLNQMVEYQEGLLTPGDFVQSTANAVASQISLMTSNKSYNSTHVHRGFSFENALLDAAMLVKENPGKNFMVGGVDVISPYNYNVDVLAGCFRKENISSDALYDGSETGTIAGEGAAMFVVNDNANNAAVRIAAFDFFHTGNTGILEERLYNFLQAHNVDIRSTLLLSGDEGDERTALLYNKAVAVCNAPVVARFKHMTGDYATASAVAVWLAAQILQAETIPQHMLRHGAWWHGCTNVLIYNAYRQWQHSIILVSKI, via the coding sequence ATGCTTTATATACACCAGTCATCCTGTATATCTCCGCAGCAAACATTTGGCAATGTTGATATAGAGCATCTGTATACTACCGGCGATAACAAACTGAAGGTAATAGAACCCGCTTACAAAAACATTCCGCCCGGGGTACTGCGCCGCATGAGCCGGAATGTAAAAATCGGTATAGCGGCAGCTTTGCCATTACTGGAGCATACATTTGTTGATGGCATTATTATAGGAACCGCCAATGGCGGTATGGAAGAAAGTGTAAGATTTCTTAACCAGATGGTAGAATACCAGGAAGGCTTGCTTACACCCGGAGATTTTGTGCAAAGCACCGCCAATGCAGTGGCATCGCAGATCAGTTTAATGACCAGCAATAAAAGCTATAACAGCACGCATGTACATCGCGGGTTTTCTTTTGAAAATGCTTTGCTGGATGCTGCCATGCTTGTAAAAGAAAATCCCGGCAAAAATTTCATGGTAGGTGGTGTAGATGTTATATCACCATACAACTACAATGTTGATGTACTGGCAGGTTGTTTCAGGAAAGAAAATATCTCCAGCGATGCACTATACGATGGCAGCGAAACCGGTACGATTGCCGGAGAAGGTGCAGCTATGTTCGTGGTAAACGATAATGCAAACAACGCGGCAGTAAGAATTGCCGCCTTTGATTTTTTTCATACCGGCAACACTGGAATACTTGAAGAGCGGCTGTATAATTTTTTGCAGGCGCACAATGTGGATATTCGATCAACGCTTTTACTCAGCGGTGATGAAGGTGATGAACGTACGGCACTGCTTTATAACAAAGCTGTCGCCGTCTGCAACGCGCCTGTAGTAGCACGTTTCAAACATATGACGGGCGATTATGCAACGGCATCGGCCGTAGCGGTGTGGCTTGCTGCACAAATACTGCAGGCAGAAACTATTCCGCAGCATATGCTGCGGCATGGCGCATGGTGGCACGGTTGTACAAACGTTTTAATCTATAACGCCTACCGGCAGTGGCAGCATAGTATAATACTGGTAAGTAAAATATAA